Proteins encoded together in one Miscanthus floridulus cultivar M001 chromosome 16, ASM1932011v1, whole genome shotgun sequence window:
- the LOC136514327 gene encoding kinesin-like protein KIN-14N yields the protein MADAQPGKLQRAAAGTGRQPLADAPPPPAGEPMLFAIREDDALLNEKMKRKNKMDYKSLQNEVESLRMKLQYVDTRSAQVDHLLAVIGSYKEKEVTGTVAIQLDSHAKKISALQRTYLSQRDKVQTSLIKLAAANEELAAVNEKVAAANENLADVKEKLADAKEKLKGCTCLFLHYIMMLCYISVSTGLSIDMFVNVSSVHIVKWRQV from the exons ATGGCGGACGCGCAGCCCGGGAAGCTCCAGCGCGCCGCCGCCGGGACCGGGAGGCAGCCGCTCGCGGACGCACCGCCGCCACCGGCGGGGGAGCCCATGTTGTTCGCCATCAGGGAGGACGACGCCCTCCTCAACGAGAAGATGAAGCGGAAGAACAAGATGGACTACAAA TCTTTGCAAAATGAAGTTGAAAGTCTTAGAATGAAGCTTCAATATGTAGACACTAGATCTGCTCAAGTAGATCATTTGCTGGCTGTTATTGGATCATACAAAGAAAAAGAAGTGACTGGAACAGTTGCCATTCAGTTGGACAGCCATGCAAAAAAAATATCTGCCCTTCAG AGAACATATTTATCCCAAAGAGACAAGGTACAGACGTCGCTAATTAAGCTTGCAGCTGCCAATGAAGAGCTTGCAGCTGTCAATGAAAAGGTTGCAGCTGCCAATGAAAACCTTGCAGACGTCAAAGAAAAGCTTGCAGATGCCAAAGAAAAGTTAAAGGGGTGTACATGCCTATTTCTTCATTATATAATGATGTTGTGTTATATATCAGTAAGTACAGGTTTATCTATAGATATGTTTGTTAATGTATCAAGTGTTCACATTGTAAAATGGCGTCAAGTTTAA